One genomic window of Panicum hallii strain FIL2 chromosome 6, PHallii_v3.1, whole genome shotgun sequence includes the following:
- the LOC112896960 gene encoding solute carrier family 35 member F1-like encodes MAPPPEDESGAGGGRCCGGGARWVLLGLALGQFVSLLITSTGFASSELARRGINAPTSQSLLNYVLLAVVYGGVLLYRRQPLTIKWYYYLILGIIDVEANYIVVKSYQYTSLTSVMLLDCWSIPCVIVLTWVFLKTKYGLRKFLGVGVCVAGLILVVFSDVHASDRAKGPNPLKGDLLVIFGSMLYACSNVTEEFVVKKSNRVELMAMLGLFGAIVSAIQISILERKELHSITWNAGAVLPFLGYAVAMFLFYSTVPTVLKICGATMLNLSLLTSDMWAVLIRIFAYHEKVDWIYFVAFACTAAGIIIYSYKGSMEVEETAQVTGASDEKGKEGDEEAGAHNPV; translated from the exons ATGGCGCCGCCGCCTGAAGATGAGAGCGGCGCAGGTGGAGgccgctgctgcggcggcggcgcgcggtggGTGCTGCTGGGCCTGGCGCTGGGGCAGTTCGTCTCGCTGCTCATCACCTCCACCGGCTTCGCCTCCTCCGAGCTCGCCCGCCGAG GCATCAACGCGCCGACATCGCAGTCGCTCCTGAACTAcgtcctcctcgccgtcgtctacGGCGGCGTCCTCCTCTACCGGAGGCAGCCACTCACG ATAAAATGGTACTACTATTTGATACTTGGAATTATCGACGTCGAAGCGAATTACATCG TTGTGAAGTCATACCAATACACATCTTTGACAAGCGTGATGCTGCTGGATTGCTGGTCGATCCCATGCGTCATTGTTCTGACTTGGGTATTTCTCAAGACCAAGTACGGGCTCAGGAAGTTCCTTGGCGTTGGAGTTTGTGTGGCTGGCCTGATACTGGTTGTATTTTCAGACGTCCATGCCTCTGATCGAGCTA AAGGACCTAACCCTCTGAAGGGTGATTTGCTTGTCATTTTTGGTTCGATGCTTTATGCTTGCAGTAATGTTACCGAG GAGTTTGTGGTCAAGAAAAGCAACAGAGTGGAGTTGATGGCAATGCTGGGGCTTTTTGGAGCAATTGTCAGTGCAATACAAAT AAGTATACTCGAGAGAAAAGAACTACATTCGATCACATGGAATGCTGGTGCA GTGCTCCCTTTTCTTGGATATGCGGTAGCAATGTTCCTGTTCTACTCAACTGTACCAACAGTATTGAAG ATATGTGGCGCAACCATGCTGAACCTCTCGCTCCTGACTTCAGACATGTGGGCTGTCCTGATCCGCATCTTCGCTTACCATGAGAAG GTCGACTGGATCTACTTCGTTGCTTTTGCATGCACGGCAGCTGGCATCATCATATACTCATACAA GGGCTCCATGGAAGTGGAGGAGACGGCGCAGGTCACTGGGGCCAGTGATGAAAAGGGCAAGGAGGGGGATGAGGAGGCTGGAGCACACAACCCAGTGTGA
- the LOC112897365 gene encoding ankyrin repeat domain-containing protein 2A-like, with protein MASSGDAPGSTDENKTPKPEGSSNERQGVPPASFSNPFDFASMQSLLNDPSIKEMADQIAKDPAFNQMAEQLQKGAQSTGEQGMPPLDPQQYMETMQKVMENPQFMTMAERLGNALMQDPAMSSMLETFSSPSHKEQLEERMSRIKEDPALKSILDELENGGPAAMMKYWNDPDTLQKIGQAMGGGFPFGAGSSAEPSGAEETEEGGDEDESIVHHTASVGDDEGLKKALDGGADKDEEDSEGRRALHFACGYGELKCAQVLLEAGAAVDALDKNKNTPLHYAAGYGRKECVDLLLKHGAAVTLQNLDGKTPIDVAKLNNQDEVLKLLEKDAFL; from the exons ATGGCTTCGAGTGGGGATGCACCCGGATCTACTG ATGAGAACAAAACCCCAAAACCAGAAGGATCATCCAACGAGCGCCAAGGGGTTCCTCCAGCCAGCTTTTCGAATCCTTTCGACTTTGCTTCTATGCAGAGTTTGCTCAAT GATCCATCTATTAAGGAGATGGCAGATCAAATTGCGAAGGATCCTGCATTCAACCAGATGGCTGAGCAGCTACAGAAAGGCGCTCAGAGTACAGGAGAACAGGGAATGCCTCCATTGGACCCTCAACAGTACATGGAAACAATGCAAAAGGTCATGGAAAACCCCCAGTTTATGACAATGGCTGAGCGTCTGGGGAATGCTCTTATGCAG GATCCTGCTATGTCCAGTATGCTGGAAACCTTTAGTAGTCCATCACACAAGGAGCAGCTGGAAGAGCGTATGTCCCGCATTAAGGAAGATCCAGCTTTGAAATCAATTCTCGATGAGTTAGAGAATGGGGGTCCTGCTGCAATGATGAA GTACTGGAACGACCCTGATACTCTTCAAAAGATTGGCCAGGCAATGGGAGGTGGCTTCCCATTTGGTGCTGGTTCTTCTGCTGAACCTTCTGGTGCTGAAGAAACTGAGGAAGGTGGAGATGAAGATGAATCCATCGTCCATCACACAGCCAGTGTTGGTGATGATGAG GGTCTGAAGAAGGCACTGGATGGTGGAGCAGACAAGGATGAAGAAGACTCCGAGGGAAGAAGGGCCTTACATTTTGCATGTGGATATGGTGAG TTGAAGTGCGCCCAAGTCCTTCTTGAGGCTGGTGCAGCAGTGGACGCTTTGGACAAGAACAAGAACACCCCGCTGCATTACGCTGCTGGCTATGGGCGCAAGGAGTGTGTCGATCTTCTCTTGAAGCATGGTGCTGCCGT CACGCTCCAAAACCTGGATGGGAAGACGCCCATTGACGTCGCCAAGCTCAACAACCAGGACGAGGTCCTCAAGTTGCTCGAGAAGGACGCCTTCCTTTAA
- the LOC112896991 gene encoding putative disease resistance RPP13-like protein 3 produces the protein MEATGLSLGKSVLDGALGYAKSAVAEEVALQLGIQRDHAFIREELEMMQAFLRAAHGERDDHEVLMTWVKQVRDVAYDAEDCLQDFSIHLKKPSWWRLPCTLRERHRIAKQMKELRARVEDVSQRNLRYQLIKSAGSKPATTAEMSSITAAAIFGISEARRAAKHDNLKVDLVDLINQESKNLRVIAVWGTSGDLGQASIINEAYENPDIKNRFPCQAWVRVSHPFNPNDFIKSLVKQFRSAVGVSTLLETEKTGQELAVEFTRYVEEKSYLIVLNGVYTYEEWNVIKGCFPNNKRRSRIIVCTPQAEVASLCAGQESQVLELKQLSADQTIYAFYEKDSQEKANFLMPASSSNADTTSTNDIVEHQPTGGDGSKVVTRSLTQLKTMASAMEESQLIGREKEKYEMVKLICNQSGHELPVISVWGMGGLGKTTLVKDVYESQKLIGMFEKRACVTVMRPFILKEFLKSLIIQLSMQSSSEKKGAIDFGRSTRNTAVMVGVEELTKDLARLLEGKKCLIVVDDVSSRAEWDHIIQHFPKLDSTCRIVVTTREESIAKYCSEKQENIYKLKVLEYRDALQLFTRKVFKEAIDLDKHPDLIEEAKLILKKCNGLPLAIVTIGGFLANQPKIAVEWRKLNEHISAELEMNPDLEVIRTVLGKSYDGLPYHLKSCFLYLSIFPEDHKISRRLLIRRWSAEGYSREIRDKTAEEIADSYFMQLIGRSMILASKRSSNNRKEIDSCQVHDLMREICILKSAEENLVFRLEEGCSSNTQDKVRHLAVSSNWNGDKVEFESVVDLSHIRSLTVFGYWKHFFISEKMKLLRVLDLEGTSGLFDHHLEHIGRLLHLKYLSIRQCDGIYHLPDSWGNLKQLQTLDMKGTRVCKLPKTIIKLRKLQYLFAGDCAPFCVIPDECLPVDLAKLCLACCAPKFLEDVEDLDGDLDRQDVCTFWCHVVFPTLASRRLEPYGVVVPRGMRNLKGLRTLGLVNITNGKAILQDIRRLSQLRKLAVSGVSKKNSQEFCSTLADLSRLESLSVQSSVEPGLHGCLDGVSSPPKNLQSLKVSGTLVELPGWIEGLHSLVKLVLESTLLREFDATMQVLGKLPNLAILRLRYHPFLPFDIKRGERIRLTFHREAFPSLMVLELLSVGGLGLVEFKDGATPKLEQLHLDPNAGTYSSGFLSGLASLQSLKELTMELRDYLFKEKFLEDVQDQLARNRNGPVFKLV, from the exons ATGGAAGCTACAGGGTTGAGCTTGGGCAAGTCTGTGCTGGATGGAGCGCTTGGCTATGCCAAATCCGCTGTCGCGGAGGAGGTGGCCCTGCAGCTTGGCATCCAGCGCGATCATGCTTTCATCAGGGAGGAGCTTGAGATGATGCAGGCTTTCCTGAGGGCCGCGCATGGCGAGCGAGACGACCATGAGGTGCTCATGACCTGGGTGAAGCAAGTTCGTGACGTGGCCTATGACGCCGAGGACTGCCTCCAAGATTTTTCCATCCATCTCAAGAAGCCGTCTTGGTGGCGCCTCCCTTGCACACTGCGCGAGCGGCACCGCATCGCCAAGCAGATGAAGGAGCTGAGGGCCAGAGTTGAGGACGTGAGCCAGAGGAACCTGCGCTACCAACTCATCAAGAGTGCTGGCTCCAAACCTGCAACCACAGCTGAGATGTCCAGCATTACAGCTGCAGCAATATTCGGCATCAGTGAAGCTCGGCGTGCTGCGAAGCATGACAATTTAAAAGTAGATCTTGTTGACCTGATCAACCAGGAGAGCAAGAATCTTAGGGTGATAGCGGTGTGGGGAACAAGTGGTGACCTTGGGCAGGCATCCATCATCAATGAAGCCTATGAGAACCCAGATATCAAGAACAGATTTCCATGCCAGGCATGGGTAAGGGTCTCGCATCCGTTCAATCCGAACGACTTCATCAAGAGCTTAGTGAAGCAGTTTAGATCAGCTGTGGGGGTGTCAACTCTGCTGGAGACAGAGAAGACAGGGCAAGAGTTGGCCGTGGAGTTCACTAGATATGTTGAAGAGAAGAGTTACCTGATTGTGCTTAATGGCGTGTACACCTATGAAGAGTGGAATGTGATTAAAGGATGTTTCCCAAACAACAAGAGGAGGAGCCGAATCATAGTGTGTACACCTCAAGCCGAAGTTGCAAGCTTGTGTGCAGGGCAAGAAAGCCAAGTATTGGAGCTCAAGCAATTGTCAGCTGATCAGACTATTTATGCTTTCTATGAGAAG GATTCTCAGGAGAAAGCAAATTTTTTGATGCCAGCGTCTAGCTCAAATGCAGACACAACAAGTACCAATGATATAGTGGAACATCAACCTACAGGTGGTGATGGGAGCAAGGTGGTCACAAGGAGCCTTACTCAACTCAAAACTATGGCAAGTGCTATGGAGGAATCTCAGCTTATTGGTCGAGAGAAAGAAAAGTATGAGATGGTGAAACTTATTTGCAATCAATCTGGTCATGAACTTCCAGTGATCTCAGTGTGGGGAATGGGTGGTCTAGGGAAAACTACTCTAGTCAAAGATGTTTATGAAAGCCAGAAGCTCATTGGCATGTTTGAGAAGCGCGCTTGTGTCACAGTGATGCGCCCTTTCATTCTCAAGGAGTTCCTTAAAAGCTTAATTATACAACTAAGTATGCAATCTTCTTCTGAAAAGAAGGGAGCAATAGATTTTGGGCGCAGTACAAGAAATACAGCAGTAATGGTGGGAGTTGAAGAATTAACCAAAGATCTAGCTAGGCTCCTTGAAGGGAAGAAGTGCTTGATTGTTGTTGATGACGTGTCATCCAGGGCAGAATGGGACCATATAATACAACACTTCCCTAAATTGGATAGTACATGCCGGATTGTAGTCACCACAAGAGAAGAGAGTATTGCAAAATATTGTTCAGAGAAACAAGAAAACATATACAAGCTCAAAGTTCTTGAATACAGAGATGCACTTCAACTCTTCACAAGAAAG GTATTTAAGGAGGCCATAGATTTGGATAAACATCCTGATCTCATTGAAGAAGCAAAACTGATCTTGAAGAAGTGCAATGGACTTCCCCTTGCAATAGTCACCATTGGCGGCTTCTTGGCAAATCAACCAAAAATAGCCGTGGAGTGGAGGAAACTAAATGAGCATATTAGTGCTGAGCTGGAAATGAACCCAGACCTTGAGGTCATAAGAACAGTCCTTGGCAAAAGTTATGATGGTTTACCCTATCATCTCAAGTCTTGTTTTTTGTATCTGTCCATCTTTCCTGAAGACCACAAGATTAGCCGAAGACTTCTGATACGGCGGTGGAGTGCAGAAGGTTACTCAAGAGAGATTCGTGACAAAACTGCAGAGGAAATAGCTGACAGCTACTTCATGCAACTAATAGGTAGGAGCATGATCCTGGCATCCAAAAGATCATCTAACAACAGAAAAGAAATTGACTCATGTCAAGTCCATGATCTCATGCGCGAAATCTGCATCTTAAAGTCAGCAGAAGAGAATCTTGTTTTTAGACTGGAGGAAGGTTGCAGTTCAAACACCCAAGACAAAGTTCGTCACCTTGCTGTAAGCAGCAATTGGAATGGAGATAAAGTTGAGTTCGAGAGTGTAGTGGACCTGTCTCATATACGGTCATTAACAGTATTTGGATATTGGAAGCATTTTTTTATTTCCGAGAAGATGAAGTTGCTACGTGTGCTTGACTTGGAAGGCACGTCAGGTCTATTTGATCATCACCTTGAGCACATTGGGAGGCTTCTTCACCTAAAATACCTTTCTATAAGACAATGTGACGGTATATATCATCTGCCAGATTCATGGGGTAACCTGAAGCAACTGCAGACACTAGATATGAAAGGTACACGCGTATGCAAGCTGCCAAAAACTATCATCAAGCTCAGGAAGCTGCAATACCTTTTTGCTGGGGATTGTGCTCCTTTTTGTGTGATTCCAGATGAATGCCTACCAGTTGATCTGGCAAAGCTTTGTCTGGCCTGTTGTGCGCCCAAGTTTTTGGAGGACGTCGAGGATCTAGATGGTGATCTGGATAGGCAAGATGTGTGCACTTTCTGGTGCCACGTTGTATTCCCTACTTTGGCATCTAGGAGACTAGAGCCATATGGTGTTGTGGTGCCAAGAGGGATGAGGAATCTGAAAGGCCTGCGCACACTGGGTCTTGTGAACATCACAAATGGAAAAGCTATCCTACAGGACATAAGAAGGCTGAGTCAGTTACGCAAGTTAGCAGTGAGCGGTGTTAGTAAGAAGAACAGTCAAGAGTTTTGTTCCACCCTTGCCGATCTTAGCCGTCTAGAATCACTGTCAGTGCAATCAAGTGTGGAGCCAGGTTTACATGGCTGCTTGGATGGTGTGTCCTCACCACCGAAGAACCTCCAGAGCCTCAAGGTGTCCGGCACCCTGGTCGAACTGCCAGGATGGATCGAGGGACTCCATAGTCTTGTGAAGTTGGTGCTAGAGAGCACTTTGCTAAGGGAGTTTGATGCCACCATGCAAGTCCTTGGCAAGCTACCAAATTTAGCCATCTTACGCCTACGGTATCATCCGTTTCTTCCGTTCGACATCAAGCGTGGAGAGCGCATCCGGCTCACATTCCACCGGGAGGCATTCCCGAGCCTGATGGTACTGGAGCTGCTTTCCGTAGGTGGGCTTGGGTTGGTGGAGTTTAAGGACGGAGCAACGCCTAAACTTGAACAGCTACATTTAGATCCTAATGCTGGAACCTATAGCTCTGGCTTCCTTTCCGGGCTAGCATCTCTCCAGAGCCTCAAGGAATTGACCATGGAGCTGAGAGACTATTTGTTCAAGGAGAAGTTCCTGGAAGACGTGCAGGACCAGCTTGCCAGGAACCGAAACGGACCCGTTTTCAAGCTGGTCTGA